Proteins from a single region of Streptomyces sp. HUAS 15-9:
- the pgsA gene encoding phosphatidylinositol phosphate synthase — protein sequence MLNKYARAFFTRVLTPFAAFLIRRGVSPDTVTLIGTAGVVAGALVFFPRGEFFWGTIVITLFVFSDLVDGNMARQLGRTSRWGAFLDSTLDRVADGAIFGGFALWYAGNGNDNVLCAVSIFCLASGQVVSYTKARGESIGLPVAVNGLVERAERLVISLVAAGLAGLHKFGVPGIQVLLPIALWIVAVGSLVTLIQRVVTVRRESAEAEAAAASEDNANASQGSEAAK from the coding sequence ATGCTGAACAAGTACGCGCGTGCATTCTTCACGCGTGTCCTCACGCCGTTCGCCGCGTTTCTCATCCGTAGGGGTGTCAGCCCCGACACGGTGACGCTCATCGGCACGGCCGGTGTGGTCGCGGGCGCGCTGGTCTTCTTCCCCAGGGGCGAGTTCTTCTGGGGCACGATCGTGATCACGCTGTTCGTCTTCTCGGATCTGGTCGACGGGAACATGGCCCGCCAGCTGGGCCGCACCAGCCGCTGGGGCGCCTTCCTGGACTCCACCCTCGACCGCGTCGCCGACGGGGCGATCTTCGGTGGCTTCGCGCTGTGGTATGCCGGAAACGGCAACGACAACGTGCTGTGTGCCGTCTCGATCTTCTGCCTGGCCAGCGGTCAGGTGGTGTCGTACACCAAGGCCCGTGGTGAGTCGATCGGCTTGCCGGTCGCCGTCAACGGGCTCGTCGAGCGGGCCGAGCGGCTGGTGATCTCGCTGGTCGCCGCCGGTCTGGCCGGCCTGCACAAGTTCGGCGTTCCCGGCATCCAGGTGCTGCTGCCGATCGCCCTGTGGATCGTCGCCGTGGGCAGCCTGGTCACCCTGATCCAGCGGGTGGTCACGGTCCGCAGGGAGTCCGCCGAGGCGGAGGCGGCGGCCGCGTCCGAGGACAACGCCAACGCGTCCCAGGGGAGCGAGGCGGCGAAGTGA
- a CDS encoding elongation factor G-like protein EF-G2, with the protein MGDKAQSHPGAAGRATAADHPASLRNVVLVGHSGSGKTTLVEALALTAGAVNRAGRVEDGGTVSDYDEIEHRQQRSVQLSLVPVEWDGFKINLLDTPGYADFVGELRAGLRAADAALFVVSASDGVDGSTRMVWEECAAVGMPRAIVVTHLEAARADFEEMTRVCAQAFGADDPDAVLPLHLPLHGPQAPDGHAPVTGLIGLLTQQLFDYSSGERKESEPGPDQLPQIEEARNRLIEGIISESEDETLMDRYLGGEQVDIKTLIEDLERAVARGAFFPVLAAAPAAEGAKQGIGTVELLELITRGFPTPLEREAPGVATVDGRSRELRACDPGGPLVAEVVKTSSDPYVGRVSLVRLFSGTLRPDETVHVSGHGLADRGHEDHDVDERIGALSTPFGKQQRPVTHAVAGDLVCVAKLGRAETGDTLSAKDDPLLMEPWQMPDPLLPLAIHAHSKADEDKLSQGLSRLVAEDPTMRLEQNQDTHQVVLWCLGEAHADVALERLRSRYGVQVDVVPHKVSLRETFGSRSAGRGRHVKQSGGHGQYAICEIEVEPLPGGSGIVFVDKVVGGAVPRQFIPSVEKGVRAQAAKGVAAGYPLVDVRITLLDGKAHSVDSSDAAFQTAGALALREAAADARIHLLEPVAEVSVLVGDDYVGAVMSDLSGRRGRVLGTEQVGSGRTLVRAEVPEFEIGRYAVDLRSLSHGTARFSRAYARHEPMPPQVAEKIREQAKEAS; encoded by the coding sequence ATGGGCGACAAGGCACAATCCCACCCCGGGGCCGCCGGCAGGGCTACGGCGGCCGACCATCCCGCGTCCCTACGGAATGTGGTGCTGGTCGGCCACTCCGGTTCGGGCAAGACGACTCTGGTGGAGGCTCTCGCGCTGACCGCGGGGGCCGTGAACCGGGCGGGCCGTGTGGAGGACGGCGGCACCGTCTCGGACTACGACGAGATCGAGCACCGGCAGCAGCGCTCCGTGCAGCTGTCTCTCGTGCCCGTCGAATGGGACGGGTTCAAGATCAATCTTCTGGACACCCCCGGATACGCCGACTTCGTCGGAGAGCTGAGGGCCGGTCTGCGAGCGGCGGACGCGGCCCTTTTCGTCGTCTCGGCATCGGACGGCGTGGACGGCTCGACCCGGATGGTCTGGGAGGAGTGCGCGGCGGTCGGCATGCCGCGGGCCATCGTCGTCACGCACCTGGAGGCCGCCCGCGCGGACTTCGAGGAGATGACGCGGGTGTGCGCGCAGGCGTTCGGCGCGGACGACCCCGACGCCGTACTCCCGCTCCATCTGCCGCTGCACGGCCCGCAGGCGCCCGACGGGCACGCGCCCGTGACCGGGCTGATCGGGCTGCTGACCCAGCAGCTGTTCGACTACTCCTCCGGGGAGCGCAAGGAGTCCGAGCCGGGTCCGGACCAGCTGCCGCAGATCGAGGAGGCACGCAACCGGCTCATCGAGGGGATCATCTCGGAGAGCGAGGACGAGACCCTCATGGACCGCTACCTCGGCGGGGAACAGGTCGACATCAAGACATTGATCGAGGACCTGGAGCGGGCCGTGGCCCGCGGGGCCTTCTTCCCGGTCCTGGCCGCCGCCCCCGCGGCCGAGGGCGCCAAGCAGGGCATCGGCACGGTCGAACTGCTCGAGCTGATCACCCGTGGCTTCCCGACCCCGCTGGAGCGGGAGGCACCCGGGGTCGCCACGGTCGACGGCAGGTCGCGCGAGCTGAGGGCGTGCGATCCCGGCGGGCCGCTGGTCGCGGAGGTCGTGAAGACCTCCTCCGACCCGTACGTCGGCCGGGTCTCCCTGGTCCGGCTGTTCTCCGGCACGCTGCGCCCCGACGAGACGGTGCACGTCTCCGGGCACGGGCTCGCCGACCGCGGGCACGAGGACCACGACGTCGACGAGCGGATCGGCGCCCTGTCCACGCCGTTCGGCAAGCAGCAGCGGCCGGTGACGCACGCCGTCGCGGGCGATCTGGTGTGCGTGGCGAAACTGGGCCGCGCCGAGACCGGGGACACGCTGTCGGCCAAGGACGACCCGCTGCTCATGGAGCCGTGGCAGATGCCCGACCCGCTCCTGCCGCTGGCCATCCACGCGCACAGCAAGGCGGACGAGGACAAGCTCTCGCAGGGCCTGAGCAGGCTGGTCGCCGAGGATCCGACGATGCGCCTGGAGCAGAACCAGGACACCCACCAGGTGGTGCTGTGGTGCCTGGGCGAGGCCCACGCGGACGTCGCCCTGGAACGGCTGCGCAGCCGCTACGGCGTACAGGTCGACGTCGTACCGCACAAGGTCTCCCTCCGGGAGACGTTCGGGAGCAGGTCCGCGGGGCGCGGGCGGCATGTGAAGCAGTCCGGCGGGCACGGGCAGTACGCCATCTGCGAGATCGAGGTCGAGCCGCTGCCCGGAGGGTCGGGCATCGTGTTCGTGGACAAGGTGGTGGGCGGAGCCGTGCCCCGGCAGTTCATCCCGTCGGTGGAGAAGGGGGTGCGGGCCCAGGCGGCCAAGGGGGTCGCGGCCGGCTATCCCCTGGTGGACGTGCGGATCACGCTGCTCGACGGCAAGGCGCACTCGGTGGACTCCTCCGACGCCGCCTTCCAGACGGCCGGCGCGCTGGCGCTGCGGGAGGCCGCGGCGGACGCCAGGATCCATCTGCTGGAGCCGGTGGCCGAGGTGAGCGTGCTGGTCGGCGACGACTATGTGGGCGCCGTGATGAGCGACCTGTCGGGGCGGCGCGGCCGGGTGCTCGGCACCGAGCAGGTGGGCTCCGGGCGCACGCTCGTACGGGCCGAGGTGCCCGAGTTCGAGATCGGCCGGTACGCGGTCGACCTGCGGTCCCTCTCGCACGGCACCGCCCGCTTCAGCCGTGCGTACGCGCGGCACGAGCCGATGCCGCCGCAGGTCGCCGAGAAGATCCGCGAACAGGCCAAGGAGGCCTCGTAG
- a CDS encoding HIT family protein, with the protein MLRSMTSEPEQQIGVGTQDAFQRLWTPHRMAYIQGENKPSGPGADDGCPFCSIPAKSDEDGLIVRRGEQVYAVLNLYPYNGGHLMTVPYRHVADYTDLTGPETAELAELTKQAMTALRTASGAHGFNIGMNQGTVAGAGIAAHLHQHIVPRWGGDTNFMPVVGHTKVLPQLLADTRKMLAEAWPTT; encoded by the coding sequence ATGCTGCGTAGCATGACGAGTGAGCCGGAGCAGCAGATCGGAGTGGGGACGCAGGACGCGTTCCAGCGCCTGTGGACGCCCCACCGGATGGCCTACATCCAGGGCGAGAACAAGCCGAGCGGCCCGGGTGCCGACGACGGCTGCCCGTTCTGCTCGATCCCGGCCAAGTCCGACGAGGACGGTCTGATCGTTCGCCGGGGCGAACAGGTCTACGCGGTGCTGAACCTCTACCCGTACAACGGTGGGCACCTGATGACGGTGCCGTACCGCCACGTCGCCGACTACACGGATCTGACCGGCCCGGAGACCGCCGAGCTCGCCGAGCTGACCAAGCAGGCCATGACGGCCCTGCGCACCGCCTCCGGCGCCCACGGCTTCAACATCGGCATGAACCAGGGCACCGTCGCGGGCGCGGGCATCGCGGCCCACCTCCACCAGCACATCGTCCCCCGCTGGGGCGGCGACACGAACTTCATGCCGGTAGTCGGCCACACCAAGGTGCTCCCACAGCTCCTGGCCGACACGAGAAAGATGCTGGCAGAGGCGTGGCCGACGACATGA
- the thrS gene encoding threonine--tRNA ligase, producing MSDVRVVIQRDSEREERVVTTGTTAADLFAGERSIIAARVGGELKDLTCEVKDGETVEGVEISSEDGLNILRHSTAHVMAQAVQEIFPEARLGIGPPVKDGFYYDFDVEKPFTPEDLKAVEKKMQEIQKRGQRFSRRVVTDEAAREELAAEPYKLELIGLKGSASSEDGADVEVGAGELTIYDNLDAKTGELCWKDLCRGPHLPSTRLIPAFKLMRNAAAYWRGSEKNPMLQRIYGTAWPSKDELKAYLDFLAEAEKRDHRKLGNELDLFSIPEQIGSGLAVFHPKGGIVRRVMEDYSRRRHEEEGYEFVYTPHATKGKLFETSGHLDWYAEGMYPPMQLDEGVDYYLKPMNCPMHNLIFDARGRSYRELPLRLFEFGTVYRYEKSGVVHGLTRARGFTQDDAHIYCTREQMSDELDKTLTFVLNLLRDYGLTDFYLELSTKDPEKFVGSDEVWEEATETLRQVAEKQGLPLVPDPGGAAFYGPKISVQTKDAIGRTWQMSTIQLDFNLPERFDLEYTAADGSKQRPVMIHRALFGSIERFFAVLLEHYAGAFPAWLAPVQAIGIPIGDAHVDYLQKFAVAAKKQGLRVEVDASSDRMQKKIRNAQKQKVPFMVIAGDDDMAAGSVSFRYRDGSQENGIPFDEAIAKIAKVVRDRTQV from the coding sequence GTGTCAGACGTCCGTGTGGTCATCCAACGCGATTCCGAGCGGGAAGAACGCGTGGTGACGACGGGCACTACGGCCGCCGACCTCTTCGCCGGCGAGCGCTCGATCATCGCGGCGCGCGTGGGCGGCGAGCTCAAGGACCTCACCTGCGAGGTCAAGGACGGCGAGACCGTCGAGGGCGTCGAGATCTCCTCCGAGGACGGCCTGAACATCCTGCGCCACTCCACCGCGCACGTCATGGCCCAGGCCGTGCAGGAGATCTTCCCCGAGGCCAGGCTGGGCATCGGCCCGCCGGTCAAGGACGGCTTCTACTACGACTTCGACGTCGAGAAGCCGTTCACGCCCGAGGACCTCAAGGCCGTCGAGAAGAAGATGCAGGAGATCCAGAAGCGGGGCCAGAGGTTCTCCCGCCGCGTGGTCACCGACGAGGCCGCCCGCGAGGAGCTCGCCGCCGAGCCGTACAAGCTGGAACTGATCGGCCTCAAGGGCTCCGCCTCCTCCGAGGACGGTGCGGACGTCGAGGTCGGCGCCGGCGAGCTGACGATCTACGACAACCTCGACGCCAAGACCGGCGAGCTGTGCTGGAAGGACCTCTGCCGCGGTCCCCACCTGCCCTCCACCCGGCTCATCCCGGCGTTCAAGCTGATGCGCAACGCGGCCGCCTACTGGCGCGGCAGCGAGAAGAACCCCATGCTCCAGCGCATCTACGGCACCGCCTGGCCGTCCAAGGACGAACTCAAGGCATACCTCGACTTCCTCGCCGAAGCGGAGAAGCGCGACCACCGCAAGCTGGGCAACGAACTCGACCTGTTCTCCATCCCGGAGCAGATCGGCTCCGGCCTCGCCGTCTTCCACCCCAAGGGCGGCATCGTCCGCCGCGTGATGGAGGACTACTCGCGCCGCCGCCACGAGGAAGAGGGCTACGAGTTCGTCTACACCCCGCACGCGACCAAGGGGAAGCTCTTCGAGACGTCGGGCCACCTCGACTGGTACGCCGAGGGCATGTACCCGCCCATGCAGCTCGACGAGGGCGTGGACTACTACCTCAAGCCCATGAACTGCCCGATGCACAACCTGATCTTCGACGCGCGCGGCCGCTCGTACCGTGAACTGCCGCTGCGCCTTTTCGAGTTCGGGACCGTGTACCGGTACGAGAAGTCGGGCGTCGTGCACGGCCTGACCCGCGCCCGCGGCTTCACCCAGGACGACGCGCACATCTACTGCACCCGTGAGCAGATGTCGGACGAGCTCGACAAGACGCTCACCTTCGTGCTGAACCTGCTGCGCGACTACGGTCTGACCGACTTCTACCTGGAGCTGTCCACCAAGGACCCGGAGAAGTTCGTCGGCTCCGACGAGGTCTGGGAGGAGGCGACCGAGACCCTCCGCCAGGTCGCCGAGAAGCAGGGCCTGCCGCTGGTCCCCGACCCGGGCGGCGCCGCCTTCTACGGCCCGAAGATCTCCGTCCAGACCAAGGACGCGATCGGCCGCACCTGGCAGATGTCGACCATCCAGCTCGACTTCAACCTGCCCGAGCGCTTCGACCTGGAGTACACGGCCGCCGACGGTTCCAAGCAGCGCCCGGTCATGATCCACCGGGCCCTCTTCGGCTCGATCGAGCGCTTCTTCGCGGTGCTCCTGGAGCACTACGCGGGCGCCTTCCCGGCCTGGCTGGCCCCGGTCCAGGCGATCGGCATCCCGATCGGTGACGCGCACGTCGACTACCTGCAGAAGTTCGCCGTGGCGGCGAAGAAGCAGGGCCTGCGCGTGGAGGTGGACGCCTCCTCCGACCGTATGCAGAAGAAGATCCGCAACGCCCAGAAGCAGAAGGTGCCCTTCATGGTCATCGCGGGCGACGACGACATGGCGGCCGGCTCGGTCTCCTTCCGCTACCGCGACGGCTCGCAGGAGAACGGCATCCCGTTCGACGAGGCGATCGCGAAGATCGCGAAGGTGGTGCGGGACCGGACGCAGGTCTGA
- a CDS encoding DUF4365 domain-containing protein: MVIAQPERGGLLPERTAPHRGTLATTACMETLQVGYLHAVAAAAGCSLSQPFPDNGIDWHVSHGSPGHTVDDEVTIKVQLKCTYQIAPNPPGRFFSFTLDNDHLRKLARTPVSVHKIIVVMLVPRSQDDWLRASHDRLDLRHCCYWVNLAGHAITGRHRTTVRIPTSRIFDDRALCEIMTRVGTGGRP, from the coding sequence ATGGTGATAGCGCAGCCCGAGCGGGGCGGGCTGCTGCCCGAACGGACGGCACCCCATCGCGGCACACTCGCCACCACCGCCTGCATGGAGACACTGCAGGTCGGATATCTGCACGCGGTCGCCGCGGCGGCCGGCTGCTCGCTGTCGCAGCCGTTCCCGGACAACGGCATCGACTGGCACGTCAGCCATGGCTCACCCGGGCACACCGTCGACGACGAGGTGACCATCAAGGTGCAGCTGAAGTGCACGTACCAGATCGCGCCGAACCCGCCGGGCCGCTTCTTCTCCTTCACGCTCGACAACGACCATCTGCGCAAGCTCGCCCGCACCCCGGTCTCGGTGCACAAGATCATCGTCGTGATGCTGGTGCCGCGCTCCCAGGACGACTGGCTGCGCGCCAGCCACGACCGGCTCGATCTGCGGCACTGCTGCTACTGGGTCAACCTGGCCGGCCACGCGATCACCGGCCGGCACCGGACCACCGTGCGGATCCCGACCTCGCGCATCTTCGACGACCGGGCGCTGTGCGAGATCATGACGCGGGTCGGGACGGGAGGCAGACCATGA
- a CDS encoding 3'-5' exonuclease, whose amino-acid sequence MTSWYEGPLAAFDTETTGVDVETDRIVSAAVVVQDAPGTRPRVTRWLVNPGVPVPEAATAVHGLTEEHLQRNGRWPAPVMFEIAEELAEHATMHRPLVVMNAPFDLTLLDRELRRHRASSLDRWFDSSPLLVLDPRVLDKHLDRYRKGRRTLTDLCAHYGVVLEGAHDAGADALAALEVVRALGRRFATRLERLSPAELHTLQTTWHAAQARGLQAWFARSGSDEAVSTDWPLRPELPAAA is encoded by the coding sequence ATGACGAGCTGGTACGAGGGGCCGCTGGCCGCCTTCGACACGGAGACCACCGGCGTGGACGTCGAGACCGACCGGATCGTGTCGGCCGCCGTCGTGGTCCAGGACGCCCCGGGGACCCGGCCCCGGGTGACCCGTTGGCTGGTCAACCCGGGTGTGCCGGTGCCGGAGGCGGCGACGGCGGTGCACGGGCTGACGGAGGAACACCTGCAGCGCAACGGCCGCTGGCCGGCGCCGGTGATGTTCGAGATAGCGGAGGAGCTGGCCGAGCACGCGACCATGCACCGCCCGCTGGTGGTGATGAACGCGCCGTTCGATCTGACGCTCCTGGACCGCGAGTTGCGCCGCCACCGCGCCTCGTCGCTCGACCGCTGGTTTGACTCGTCACCGCTCTTGGTGCTCGACCCGCGGGTCCTGGACAAGCACCTAGACCGCTACCGCAAGGGCCGCCGCACGCTGACCGACCTGTGCGCGCACTACGGCGTCGTACTGGAGGGCGCGCACGACGCGGGCGCGGACGCGCTGGCCGCGCTGGAAGTCGTACGGGCGCTCGGACGGCGCTTCGCGACCCGGCTGGAGCGCCTCTCCCCCGCCGAGCTGCACACCCTGCAGACCACCTGGCACGCGGCACAGGCCCGCGGCCTGCAGGCGTGGTTCGCGCGCAGCGGTTCGGACGAGGCGGTGAGCACCGACTGGCCGTTGCGCCCGGAGCTGCCGGCGGCGGCGTAG
- a CDS encoding SRPBCC family protein, with protein sequence MDWTHYRFLSLWSLTAPAGVVYGALERPEDYPSWWPQVRSVHRLDDTTGLFTIRAFLPYDLTVTAREVRRDPAAGVLETALSGDMDGWARWTVTPDGSGTLARYDQVVDVSKPLLRRLAVPGRPFFRVNHRLMMRAGRRGLAAYLEAV encoded by the coding sequence ATGGACTGGACCCACTACCGCTTCCTCAGTCTCTGGTCCCTGACCGCGCCGGCCGGCGTCGTCTACGGAGCGCTGGAGCGACCCGAGGACTATCCGAGCTGGTGGCCCCAGGTGCGCTCGGTACACCGTCTCGACGACACCACGGGCCTGTTCACCATCCGCGCGTTCCTCCCGTACGACCTGACCGTCACCGCGCGCGAGGTGCGCCGCGACCCGGCCGCCGGGGTCCTGGAGACGGCGCTGTCCGGCGACATGGACGGCTGGGCCCGCTGGACCGTCACCCCCGACGGCTCCGGCACCCTCGCCCGCTACGACCAGGTGGTCGACGTCAGCAAGCCCCTGCTGAGGCGACTGGCCGTGCCCGGACGCCCGTTCTTCCGCGTCAACCACCGGCTGATGATGCGGGCCGGGCGGCGCGGCCTGGCTGCGTACCTCGAAGCGGTTTGA
- a CDS encoding SCO7613 C-terminal domain-containing membrane protein, with product MTYPPPPAEELRLIDAELWQLDARRAQLLTRRAWLVAALHRPVPPIPLAPPRPEASAPRVQNVLLMLGGVLLTIAAVAFTLVSWGHLGIAGRALVLGAVTLAALAAPVALLKRGLGSTAESVAGLGLALTVLDAYALHEVAFTGTGGTAYAALAAAALAGLWAAYGLPPLTAPLRTPVPAALLSAQLPLLLWAIAVGSGPYRIASALLATAGFDTVVALVSTTQAVRLVAALGACGTGGLGAWTAGWLSWDAAGPSAAARAAALLALAAVIVLGAAWRLERPVTAASGAVAGGLLLVTAFGGLLRVTLPDDWTVPGHLALGVALLAAVRAPLPEPVRRGLFLASGGVQAMALLWTVPLAAVTLLGPAAWATHVWSGAPSDARATVTADAPWPPHAVAVPVVLAVVTAVLMLAVRDTIWRPRALAGALTLVWATVLVLPAVLQLPYAAGLSIQGVTTAAALLAAVSRRRHAPEQEPDQESERPPAQPTTYPPAQVTALVLALLTSLALSFGALATRTATLTVLGALTALFAGASLVSRLAPVTAPAALAHATALAVATGAVADWQPSHTALLVLAVPLAAALLAARLGDSPAAVPVEAAGAAAGLLATGLARTDPPMLALVLGLCAVITAGVAIRPGRRPVGYASAALFALAAWVRLASWGVVAPEAYTLPVTVPALIIGVLRRRHDPRTSSWTAYGAALAATLLPSVAAAWGDPHWTRPLLLGTAALLLTLLGARHRLQAPLVLGGGVLTLVALHELAPYLVQMAGALPRWVPPALAGLLLLALGATYEQRIRDVRRVREVLGRMN from the coding sequence ATGACGTACCCCCCGCCCCCGGCCGAGGAGCTGCGGCTCATCGATGCGGAGTTGTGGCAACTCGACGCCCGCCGGGCCCAGTTGCTGACCCGTCGCGCCTGGCTGGTCGCCGCCCTGCACCGTCCGGTGCCGCCGATACCCCTCGCGCCGCCGCGCCCCGAGGCCTCCGCGCCGCGCGTCCAGAATGTGCTGCTCATGCTCGGCGGTGTGCTCCTGACCATCGCGGCGGTGGCGTTCACGCTGGTCAGCTGGGGGCACCTGGGCATCGCCGGACGGGCCCTGGTGCTCGGCGCGGTCACCCTGGCCGCGCTCGCGGCGCCGGTGGCGCTGCTGAAGCGGGGGCTCGGGTCGACGGCCGAGTCGGTGGCGGGTCTGGGTCTCGCGCTGACCGTGCTCGACGCGTACGCGCTGCACGAGGTGGCGTTCACCGGCACGGGCGGCACGGCGTACGCGGCGCTCGCCGCGGCGGCACTGGCGGGGCTGTGGGCGGCGTACGGGCTGCCGCCTCTGACGGCACCGCTGCGCACGCCCGTTCCCGCCGCGCTGCTCTCGGCCCAACTCCCGCTGCTCCTCTGGGCGATAGCGGTGGGCAGCGGCCCGTACCGCATCGCGTCGGCACTCCTGGCGACGGCCGGATTCGACACGGTCGTGGCACTCGTGAGCACCACCCAGGCCGTCCGCCTCGTCGCCGCCCTCGGCGCTTGCGGCACGGGCGGCCTCGGCGCATGGACGGCCGGCTGGCTCTCCTGGGACGCAGCCGGCCCGAGCGCCGCCGCCCGTGCGGCGGCGCTCCTCGCCCTCGCGGCGGTGATCGTGCTCGGCGCCGCCTGGCGCCTGGAGCGGCCGGTCACCGCCGCGAGTGGCGCTGTGGCGGGAGGTCTGCTGCTGGTGACGGCGTTCGGCGGCCTCCTGCGCGTGACGCTGCCGGACGACTGGACGGTGCCCGGCCATCTGGCCCTGGGCGTCGCCCTGTTGGCGGCCGTACGAGCACCACTCCCCGAGCCCGTACGCCGTGGTCTTTTCCTGGCCTCGGGCGGCGTCCAGGCCATGGCGCTGCTGTGGACCGTCCCGTTGGCCGCCGTCACCCTCCTGGGCCCCGCCGCCTGGGCGACGCACGTCTGGTCCGGTGCCCCGTCCGACGCGCGCGCCACGGTGACGGCCGACGCGCCGTGGCCGCCGCACGCGGTGGCGGTGCCGGTCGTCCTCGCGGTCGTCACCGCCGTGCTGATGCTGGCGGTTCGCGACACGATCTGGCGCCCCCGGGCCCTCGCCGGCGCCCTGACCCTGGTGTGGGCCACGGTTCTCGTCCTCCCGGCGGTGCTCCAACTGCCGTATGCCGCCGGGCTGTCGATCCAGGGGGTCACCACGGCGGCAGCGCTGCTGGCGGCCGTGTCCCGACGCCGCCACGCGCCCGAGCAGGAGCCCGACCAGGAGTCCGAGCGCCCACCCGCGCAGCCGACCACCTACCCGCCCGCGCAGGTGACCGCCCTGGTCCTCGCGCTCCTCACCTCCCTCGCCCTGTCCTTCGGCGCGCTCGCGACACGAACGGCGACCCTGACGGTGCTCGGCGCCCTGACGGCGCTGTTCGCGGGGGCGTCCCTCGTCTCGCGTCTCGCCCCGGTCACGGCCCCCGCCGCGCTCGCCCACGCCACCGCGCTCGCCGTCGCCACGGGCGCCGTCGCCGACTGGCAGCCGTCGCACACGGCCCTGCTCGTGCTGGCGGTCCCCCTGGCCGCCGCGCTCCTCGCCGCGCGTCTCGGCGACTCCCCGGCGGCCGTCCCGGTGGAGGCGGCGGGAGCGGCGGCCGGACTGCTCGCGACCGGGCTCGCCCGCACCGACCCGCCGATGCTGGCCCTGGTGCTCGGCCTGTGCGCGGTGATCACCGCGGGCGTGGCGATCCGCCCCGGCCGCCGCCCCGTCGGCTACGCGTCCGCGGCCCTGTTCGCCCTGGCCGCCTGGGTACGGCTGGCGTCCTGGGGTGTCGTGGCCCCCGAGGCGTACACGCTCCCCGTCACCGTCCCGGCGCTGATCATCGGCGTACTGCGCAGGCGGCACGATCCGCGGACCTCGTCCTGGACGGCGTACGGCGCCGCACTCGCCGCCACCTTGCTGCCGAGCGTCGCCGCCGCCTGGGGCGATCCGCACTGGACCCGTCCCCTGCTGCTGGGCACGGCGGCGCTCCTGCTCACCCTGCTGGGCGCCCGGCACCGGCTGCAGGCGCCGCTCGTACTCGGTGGCGGCGTGCTCACGCTGGTCGCGCTGCACGAACTCGCCCCGTATCTGGTGCAGATGGCCGGCGCGCTGCCCCGCTGGGTGCCTCCCGCCCTCGCCGGGCTGCTCCTGCTCGCGCTCGGGGCGACGTACGAGCAGCGCATCCGGGACGTCCGGCGGGTGCGGGAGGTCCTGGGGAGGATGAACTGA